The Halorientalis sp. IM1011 genome window below encodes:
- a CDS encoding acetyl-CoA hydrolase/transferase C-terminal domain-containing protein yields MQEPTQRVADGVTTTDAAAAADLIPDDGIVPTSGLSAGPKDIAHELAASDRDLSLSVPASADAGFVADTELPNADALDLRYPFSAWPNLKRAINDGRVGFVDDHLSVVEQSVAQGYFGDPDVALVEALAVGEDWLIPTTAVGGVPGFVAAADEVIVEVNEALPLELQQMHDTWTPSTPPRDPIALSAPDERLGDQFVRFDPDKLAAVVRTENDPIAYPFRDPSDVERTIADNVVEFLADELAENPAFRERFAFEVGIGSLGNEIAERIGDLDLSDREAVYFGEVAQDGLLDLLESGTLSAASATALVLGENGIDKLLDRPELVADTVLTRSMSVSNDPGLIRAFGVVAINTAVEVDVYGHTNSSHVRGSQLLQGIGGSGDFARNSLLSMMVLPSTAQDGEISRIVPMASHVDHPDHDVEVVVTEHGVADLRGLTPDERFEELVGECAHPDFRPDLRRYGERAAEDGGHMPHDLPSAFDMHTE; encoded by the coding sequence ATGCAGGAGCCGACCCAGCGCGTCGCCGACGGTGTCACGACGACCGACGCCGCCGCGGCCGCCGACCTGATCCCCGACGACGGCATCGTCCCGACGAGCGGCCTCAGCGCCGGCCCGAAAGATATCGCCCACGAACTCGCCGCCTCGGACCGGGACCTGTCGCTCTCGGTCCCCGCGAGCGCCGACGCGGGCTTCGTCGCCGACACCGAACTCCCCAACGCCGACGCGCTCGACCTCCGCTATCCCTTCTCGGCGTGGCCGAACCTCAAGCGCGCCATCAATGACGGACGGGTCGGCTTCGTCGACGACCACCTCTCGGTCGTCGAGCAGTCGGTCGCACAGGGCTACTTCGGCGACCCCGACGTGGCCCTCGTAGAAGCCCTCGCAGTCGGCGAGGACTGGCTGATCCCGACGACCGCAGTGGGCGGCGTCCCGGGGTTCGTCGCTGCGGCCGACGAGGTGATCGTCGAGGTCAACGAGGCCCTGCCGCTCGAACTCCAGCAGATGCACGACACCTGGACACCGTCGACGCCGCCCCGCGACCCCATCGCGCTGTCGGCGCCGGACGAGCGCCTCGGCGACCAGTTCGTCCGGTTCGACCCCGACAAACTGGCGGCCGTCGTCCGCACCGAGAACGATCCGATCGCGTACCCGTTCCGTGACCCCTCCGACGTGGAGCGGACCATCGCGGACAACGTGGTCGAGTTTCTGGCCGACGAACTGGCCGAGAACCCGGCCTTTCGCGAGCGATTCGCCTTCGAGGTCGGAATCGGGTCACTGGGTAACGAGATCGCCGAACGGATCGGCGACCTCGACCTGAGCGACCGCGAGGCAGTCTACTTCGGCGAAGTCGCACAGGACGGTCTGCTCGACCTGCTGGAGTCGGGGACGCTCTCGGCCGCGAGCGCGACCGCGCTCGTCCTGGGCGAGAACGGCATCGATAAGTTGCTCGACCGCCCGGAACTCGTGGCGGACACCGTCCTCACGCGGTCGATGAGCGTCTCGAACGACCCCGGCCTGATCCGGGCGTTCGGCGTCGTCGCGATCAACACCGCCGTCGAGGTCGACGTGTACGGCCACACCAACTCCTCGCACGTGCGCGGGTCGCAACTCCTCCAGGGGATCGGCGGCTCCGGCGACTTCGCCCGCAACAGCCTGCTCTCGATGATGGTGTTACCTTCGACGGCACAGGACGGCGAGATCTCGCGGATAGTCCCGATGGCCTCCCACGTCGACCACCCCGATCACGACGTAGAGGTGGTCGTGACCGAACACGGCGTCGCCGACCTGCGGGGGCTGACCCCCGACGAACGGTTCGAGGAACTCGTCGGCGAGTGTGCCCATCCCGATTTCCGACCGGACCTCCGGCGCTACGGCGAACGCGCCGCCGAGGACGGCGGGCACATGCCCCACGACCTGCCGTCGGCGTTCGATATGCACACCGAGTAG
- a CDS encoding 2Fe-2S iron-sulfur cluster-binding protein, whose protein sequence is MSGRADTADDAANEPATDGGTYEVDLVHEGEEISLAVDEDEYILDAAEDAGLDLPYSCRKGQCTSCVGTVEAGEIDQSEGAALDPMQEDDGFALLCISYPKSDCTIETETQSDLFGGDMDIL, encoded by the coding sequence ATGAGCGGGCGGGCAGACACGGCCGACGACGCGGCCAACGAACCCGCGACCGACGGCGGCACCTACGAGGTCGACCTCGTCCACGAGGGCGAGGAGATCAGTCTGGCCGTCGACGAGGACGAGTACATCCTCGACGCGGCCGAGGACGCGGGGCTGGACCTGCCCTACTCCTGCCGGAAGGGACAGTGTACCTCCTGTGTCGGGACGGTCGAAGCGGGTGAGATCGACCAGAGCGAGGGCGCGGCGCTGGACCCGATGCAGGAAGACGACGGGTTCGCGCTCCTCTGTATCAGCTACCCGAAATCCGACTGCACCATCGAGACCGAGACGCAGAGCGACCTGTTCGGCGGCGACATGGACATCCTCTAG
- a CDS encoding acyl-CoA dehydrogenase family protein: MQLTEDQAAFREELRSYLQREVEPVVDEADKEPFTRDEMVKYMKDLEELGIGFSPDTVGEFFGDLRRFAIVSEEISYYWPSLNVGLLMGFPAQFVRFASEETQANQLSKLETGECIGSLAVTEPEGGSDTAQPRTVARKEGDEYVLEGGKTWVGNAPIADVSLVVAHDEEADTQDMFLIDREYSDYEAETLNKIGWKAVNNGRMYLDGVRVPEDNKLSAIIGNAIRDGNQITDVVPFPDSVAELFFDQKALNATFSFMRTGMSFMSVGIMQAAFDEVVDYVEERETFGKPIAEHQLVQELLYDIRVDLETSRQLSRRALESLENGDSDARLLSSMAKGYTAEKAHEATSNAIQVMGGEGLKTENRLERYFRDARVMPIPDGTTEIQKLIVGKEITGRSAYN; encoded by the coding sequence ATGCAATTGACCGAAGATCAGGCGGCGTTCCGCGAGGAACTGCGTTCGTACCTGCAGCGCGAGGTCGAGCCGGTCGTCGACGAGGCCGACAAGGAACCGTTCACCCGCGACGAGATGGTGAAGTACATGAAAGATCTCGAGGAGCTGGGGATCGGGTTCAGCCCCGACACCGTCGGGGAGTTCTTCGGTGACCTGCGTCGGTTCGCCATCGTCTCCGAGGAGATCAGCTACTACTGGCCGAGCCTCAACGTCGGACTGCTGATGGGCTTTCCCGCCCAGTTCGTCCGCTTCGCCAGCGAGGAGACACAGGCCAACCAGCTCTCGAAACTGGAGACCGGCGAGTGTATCGGCTCGCTCGCGGTCACCGAACCCGAAGGTGGCTCGGACACGGCCCAGCCCCGAACCGTCGCCCGGAAGGAGGGCGACGAGTACGTCCTCGAAGGGGGGAAGACCTGGGTCGGCAACGCACCCATCGCGGACGTCTCGCTGGTCGTGGCCCACGACGAGGAGGCCGACACGCAGGACATGTTCCTGATCGACCGCGAGTACTCCGATTACGAGGCCGAGACCCTCAATAAAATCGGCTGGAAGGCAGTCAACAACGGCCGGATGTACCTCGACGGCGTCCGCGTCCCCGAGGACAACAAGCTGTCGGCGATCATCGGCAACGCGATCCGCGACGGGAACCAGATCACGGACGTGGTGCCGTTCCCGGACTCGGTGGCCGAACTCTTCTTCGACCAGAAGGCGCTGAACGCGACCTTCTCCTTCATGCGCACCGGGATGTCGTTCATGTCCGTCGGCATCATGCAGGCCGCCTTCGACGAGGTCGTCGACTACGTCGAGGAACGGGAGACCTTCGGCAAACCCATCGCCGAACACCAGCTCGTCCAGGAACTGCTCTACGACATTCGGGTCGACCTCGAAACGTCCCGCCAGCTCTCCCGGCGGGCGCTCGAGTCCCTGGAAAACGGCGACAGTGACGCGCGCCTGCTCTCGTCGATGGCGAAGGGCTACACCGCCGAGAAGGCCCACGAGGCCACCTCGAACGCCATCCAGGTGATGGGCGGTGAGGGGCTCAAGACCGAGAACCGGCTGGAACGGTACTTCCGCGACGCCCGCGTCATGCCGATCCCCGACGGGACGACCGAGATCCAGAAACTCATCGTCGGCAAGGAGATCACGGGCCGTTCGGCCTACAACTGA
- a CDS encoding glycosyltransferase family 4 protein, whose translation MRVAFVSERTVFHESTEGRERLHRIATNLDARGHDVTVYCAQWWPDYPETIDHEGITYRGITVSDSKAAFLARIPWTVALDRPDVIHATPEPPWVVTAAKLAAIPARAPLVVEWFGDEDLPDSRATRYAAKLPDTVIAPSELVRTTVREHGATGDNTRVVPESIDTSLIDEVDPDEDADIVYARELDADANVQTLLLALAELRQRDWSATIIGDGPRREEIEQQAADLRIDDRITFAGDLDREERLSIYRGAHTFVHTAFRENFATELLWALACGCIGIVEYQAESSAHELIETYPRSFRVTDDEELTAAIEEAAGMERLDRDPDLDRYDHENVLDRYLDCYRDLREERGLF comes from the coding sequence ATGCGGGTCGCCTTCGTGTCGGAGCGGACGGTGTTCCACGAATCCACCGAGGGGCGGGAGCGCCTCCACCGGATCGCGACGAACCTCGACGCTCGCGGCCACGACGTGACCGTCTACTGCGCCCAGTGGTGGCCGGATTACCCCGAGACCATCGACCACGAGGGCATCACCTACCGCGGAATCACCGTCTCCGACTCGAAGGCCGCCTTCCTCGCCCGGATCCCCTGGACGGTGGCGCTGGACCGACCGGACGTGATCCACGCGACGCCGGAACCGCCGTGGGTCGTCACCGCCGCGAAACTCGCGGCGATTCCGGCCCGCGCGCCGCTGGTCGTCGAATGGTTCGGCGACGAGGACCTCCCCGACTCGCGGGCGACGAGGTACGCCGCGAAGTTGCCCGACACCGTGATCGCCCCCTCGGAACTCGTCCGGACGACCGTCCGCGAACACGGCGCGACCGGCGACAACACCCGGGTCGTCCCCGAGAGCATCGACACGTCGCTGATCGACGAGGTCGACCCCGACGAGGACGCCGACATCGTCTACGCGAGAGAACTCGACGCCGACGCGAACGTCCAGACGCTGTTGCTCGCCCTCGCCGAACTGCGCCAGCGCGACTGGTCGGCGACGATCATCGGTGACGGCCCTCGCCGCGAGGAGATCGAACAGCAGGCCGCGGATCTGCGCATCGACGACCGGATCACGTTCGCCGGCGACCTGGATCGTGAGGAACGGCTCTCGATCTACCGGGGCGCACACACCTTCGTCCACACCGCTTTCCGCGAGAACTTCGCCACCGAACTCCTGTGGGCGCTGGCCTGTGGCTGTATCGGCATCGTCGAGTACCAGGCCGAGTCGAGCGCCCACGAACTCATCGAGACCTACCCCCGGAGCTTCCGGGTCACCGACGACGAGGAACTCACCGCTGCCATCGAGGAGGCCGCCGGCATGGAGCGACTCGACCGGGACCCGGATCTGGACCGGTACGATCACGAGAACGTCCTCGACCGGTACCTCGACTGCTACCGCGACCTGCGCGAGGAACGCGGTCTCTTTTGA
- a CDS encoding ribonucleotide-diphosphate reductase subunit beta, with amino-acid sequence MDASTDTIEAGRIDTDNTYYELYQKSVELGTWDAEKLVRKVGFEEDREVWEGLDENEKEQWSRLISYFIDGEHAVAQDARRIMKTVSSPWFDRSIEKEMFASALALEEAKHTQFFDLYLTNVMVDKFPQYELDTRRGGIQIPRTEACGAGEMFERQGTLQAQAADGGAPVDIARAATNYHIGVEGILARGGYFAKNRMMQEAPLKLLNKGFQFISTDEGRHITFGLEVLNELIEKEREGIPEYQGVENAIWEQAIEDIGYITDTAYFITESVGDPLDVDFSELVNRGARLAGDMMFDTLDLDAGSAQEFMQASADAMENAQGSDYEAVIEKYDHIYSQKMAGD; translated from the coding sequence ATGGACGCCAGCACAGATACCATCGAAGCGGGGCGGATCGACACCGACAACACGTACTACGAGTTGTACCAGAAGTCGGTCGAACTGGGGACGTGGGACGCGGAGAAACTGGTCCGGAAGGTCGGGTTCGAGGAGGATCGCGAGGTCTGGGAGGGGCTCGACGAGAACGAGAAAGAGCAGTGGTCGCGGCTCATTTCGTACTTCATCGACGGCGAACACGCGGTCGCACAGGACGCCCGTCGCATCATGAAGACGGTGTCCTCGCCGTGGTTCGACCGGTCGATCGAGAAGGAGATGTTCGCCTCCGCACTCGCGCTGGAGGAGGCAAAGCACACGCAGTTTTTCGACCTGTACCTGACGAACGTGATGGTCGATAAGTTCCCGCAGTACGAACTCGACACGCGTCGCGGGGGCATCCAGATCCCCCGGACCGAGGCCTGCGGGGCGGGCGAGATGTTCGAGCGCCAGGGCACACTGCAGGCCCAGGCTGCTGACGGCGGTGCACCCGTCGACATCGCCCGCGCGGCGACCAACTACCACATCGGCGTCGAGGGGATCCTCGCCCGGGGTGGCTACTTCGCCAAGAACCGGATGATGCAGGAAGCGCCCCTCAAGCTGCTCAACAAGGGCTTCCAGTTCATCAGCACCGACGAGGGTCGACACATTACGTTCGGCCTCGAAGTGCTGAACGAACTCATCGAGAAGGAACGCGAAGGGATTCCGGAGTACCAGGGCGTCGAGAACGCCATCTGGGAGCAGGCCATCGAGGACATCGGCTACATCACCGACACGGCCTACTTCATCACCGAATCCGTCGGCGACCCGCTCGACGTGGACTTCTCCGAACTCGTCAACCGCGGTGCGCGACTGGCCGGGGACATGATGTTCGACACCCTCGACCTGGACGCCGGGAGCGCCCAGGAGTTCATGCAGGCCTCCGCGGACGCGATGGAGAACGCCCAGGGCAGCGACTACGAGGCGGTCATCGAGAAGTACGACCACATCTACTCGCAGAAGATGGCAGGTGACTGA
- the folP gene encoding dihydropteroate synthase, whose protein sequence is MEFHDAANFLFDLRRYPPRAGTTPTRDFLAHLDDPQESVRAIQIAGSNGKGSTARMTERVLRESGLDVGLYTSPHLDDVRERVRINGHKLTESATIEFVEEAGPYVTDRAADGEAPTFFETLTVLALWAFRRADVDVAILEVGIGGRHDATSVVDPVASAVTTVTLEHTDLLGDTVAEIARDKAHVAPADAPLVTGATGDAREAARAVAGDLYTVGDDGAADCTVTYGGRDGLEAAVSLDGDGWAVDTKLPLLGDHQARNAGVAAALSRQVADVDGDDLARGLRNAHWPGRFEVMGRDPLVVLDGAHNPGGCAALADTLDSFDYDDLHVVIGAMSDKDHRGIAAALPDPERVVACEPDLDRAEADDVLARAFEAETDATVETRSDLAGAFEMAREAAGTDDCVLVTGSLYCVSEAREDWTRPMVPTHVDSVAESRETLERAHVTDAGVWRMGGKGVHRVLRTRVQPRQAQYLKEELLSLGGECAVSGLVDQDRENVDAVLMGTLAQFKRLCGKLDGQPYGLSPLADDLRATLEIEGHGPDERGYPWEDGTAVMGILNVTPDSFHDGGEFEAVEAAVDRAEAMVDHGVDIIDVGGESTRPGAEPVPVENEIDRVVPVIERISDLDVSIAVDTRKAAVARAALDAGADILNDVSGLEDPEMRLVAADHDVPVVVMHSEETPVDPDTEREYDDVVTDVLDELTERVLLAEKAGLDREQIIVDPGLGFAKSPAEDFELLGRIDEFRALGCPVLVGHSHKSMFGRIDRDPDERLAATVAGTTIAAERGADIVRVHDVKENVAAVRAVEAADDPADAE, encoded by the coding sequence ATGGAGTTCCACGACGCGGCGAACTTCCTCTTCGATCTGCGCCGGTACCCGCCGCGGGCGGGCACGACGCCGACGCGGGACTTTCTCGCACATCTCGACGACCCACAGGAGTCCGTTCGAGCGATCCAGATCGCCGGCTCGAACGGGAAGGGCAGCACGGCCCGGATGACCGAACGCGTCCTCCGCGAATCCGGTCTCGACGTCGGTCTCTACACCTCTCCACACCTCGACGACGTGCGCGAGCGCGTCCGGATCAACGGCCACAAACTCACCGAGTCGGCCACGATCGAGTTCGTCGAGGAGGCGGGCCCCTACGTCACCGACCGCGCGGCCGACGGCGAGGCTCCCACCTTCTTCGAGACGCTCACCGTGCTGGCACTCTGGGCCTTCCGTCGTGCCGACGTCGACGTCGCAATTCTGGAGGTCGGCATCGGTGGCCGCCACGACGCCACCAGCGTCGTCGACCCCGTCGCCAGCGCCGTCACGACCGTCACGCTCGAACACACCGACCTGCTGGGCGACACCGTCGCCGAGATCGCCCGCGACAAGGCCCACGTCGCCCCAGCCGACGCGCCCCTCGTGACGGGCGCGACCGGCGACGCCCGCGAGGCCGCCCGTGCGGTCGCCGGCGACCTCTACACCGTCGGCGACGACGGCGCAGCGGACTGTACCGTCACCTACGGCGGCCGCGACGGCCTGGAAGCCGCCGTTTCCCTCGACGGCGACGGCTGGGCCGTCGACACGAAACTCCCGCTGCTCGGTGACCACCAGGCCCGCAACGCCGGCGTCGCGGCGGCGCTCTCCCGACAGGTCGCGGACGTGGACGGCGACGACCTCGCCCGGGGCCTGCGCAACGCCCACTGGCCCGGTCGATTCGAGGTGATGGGTCGGGATCCGCTGGTCGTCCTCGACGGCGCGCACAACCCCGGCGGCTGTGCCGCCCTGGCCGACACGCTCGACTCTTTCGACTACGACGACCTCCACGTCGTGATCGGGGCGATGAGCGACAAGGACCACCGCGGGATCGCCGCGGCGCTGCCCGACCCCGAACGAGTCGTCGCCTGCGAACCGGATCTGGACCGGGCCGAGGCCGACGACGTGCTCGCACGCGCGTTCGAGGCCGAGACCGACGCCACGGTCGAGACCCGCAGCGACCTGGCCGGCGCGTTCGAGATGGCCCGTGAGGCCGCCGGAACCGACGACTGCGTGCTGGTGACTGGCTCGCTGTACTGCGTCTCGGAGGCCCGGGAAGACTGGACCCGACCGATGGTCCCGACACACGTCGACTCGGTGGCCGAATCCCGCGAGACGCTCGAACGCGCCCACGTCACCGATGCTGGCGTCTGGCGGATGGGCGGGAAGGGCGTCCACCGCGTCCTGCGGACCCGCGTCCAGCCCCGACAGGCCCAGTACCTCAAGGAGGAACTGCTCTCGCTGGGCGGGGAGTGTGCCGTCTCCGGGCTGGTCGATCAGGACCGCGAGAACGTCGACGCCGTGCTCATGGGGACGCTCGCGCAGTTCAAGCGACTCTGCGGGAAACTGGACGGCCAGCCCTACGGCCTCTCGCCGCTCGCCGACGACCTCCGTGCCACTCTGGAGATCGAAGGCCACGGCCCCGACGAGCGGGGGTATCCGTGGGAGGACGGGACGGCCGTCATGGGAATCCTGAACGTCACACCGGACAGCTTCCACGACGGCGGGGAGTTCGAGGCCGTCGAGGCCGCCGTCGACCGCGCCGAGGCGATGGTCGATCACGGCGTCGATATCATCGACGTGGGCGGGGAATCGACCCGTCCCGGTGCGGAGCCGGTACCCGTCGAGAACGAGATCGACCGCGTCGTCCCGGTGATCGAACGGATCAGCGACCTCGACGTGTCCATCGCGGTCGACACGCGCAAGGCCGCCGTCGCCCGTGCGGCCCTCGACGCCGGCGCGGACATTCTCAACGACGTGTCGGGCCTCGAAGATCCCGAGATGCGGCTTGTCGCGGCCGACCACGACGTACCCGTCGTCGTGATGCACAGCGAGGAGACGCCGGTCGATCCAGACACCGAACGCGAGTACGACGACGTGGTCACGGATGTCCTCGACGAACTGACCGAACGCGTCCTGCTGGCCGAGAAAGCGGGACTCGACCGCGAACAGATCATCGTCGACCCCGGACTCGGGTTCGCCAAGTCTCCCGCCGAGGACTTCGAACTCCTCGGTCGGATCGACGAGTTCCGGGCGCTCGGCTGCCCGGTACTGGTCGGCCACTCCCACAAGTCGATGTTCGGGCGGATCGACCGCGACCCCGACGAGCGACTGGCCGCGACCGTCGCGGGGACGACCATCGCCGCCGAGCGCGGGGCCGACATCGTCCGCGTCCACGACGTGAAAGAGAACGTCGCCGCGGTCCGGGCGGTCGAGGCCGCGGACGATCCGGCCGACGCCGAGTGA
- a CDS encoding SCP2 sterol-binding domain-containing protein yields the protein MSTQERQFELDDYFPTTAWLTRYQHALDDSEELEETGDGWGVGWNGDFVFEMQNLPVEERAVNDLPEEVWQALEQGISQLPEDTLETVLEDAPEDVREGIESRDGPLPERAAQELLETNVSEAPEKVWPGLRRVMPDIMDDLLTQLEENVTDDGTVYAWIGLKDGGCYNTDTMDSLDERDHGFVLTGDFDQWVDLVNGDLDVVEAIMSGKLELDGDMQKILQYSDAALTMTDVASDLDKRFLF from the coding sequence ATGAGTACACAGGAACGACAGTTCGAACTCGACGATTACTTCCCGACCACGGCATGGCTTACCAGGTACCAGCACGCGCTCGACGACAGCGAGGAACTCGAGGAGACCGGTGACGGCTGGGGCGTCGGCTGGAACGGCGACTTCGTCTTCGAGATGCAGAACCTCCCGGTCGAAGAGCGGGCGGTGAACGACCTCCCCGAGGAGGTCTGGCAGGCGCTCGAACAGGGCATCTCCCAGCTCCCCGAGGACACGCTCGAGACCGTCCTCGAAGACGCACCCGAGGACGTGCGCGAGGGAATCGAGTCCCGCGACGGGCCCCTCCCCGAGCGTGCCGCTCAGGAACTGCTGGAGACGAACGTCTCCGAGGCACCCGAGAAGGTCTGGCCGGGACTGCGCCGTGTCATGCCCGACATCATGGACGATCTGCTCACCCAACTCGAGGAGAACGTCACCGACGACGGCACGGTGTACGCCTGGATCGGGCTGAAAGACGGTGGCTGTTACAACACGGACACGATGGACAGTCTCGACGAACGCGACCACGGATTCGTCCTGACCGGCGACTTCGACCAGTGGGTCGACCTGGTCAACGGCGATCTGGACGTCGTCGAAGCGATCATGTCCGGCAAGCTGGAACTGGACGGCGACATGCAGAAGATCCTCCAGTACTCCGACGCCGCGCTGACGATGACCGACGTGGCCAGCGACCTGGACAAGCGGTTCCTGTTCTAA
- a CDS encoding SCP2 sterol-binding domain-containing protein — protein MSDELITRVEDTLDKDEEQLKEDLPELLDDIEGQEEELISENPDLFAQVIGRMGDIDIAGFYEDEPEAGDQFQDLLWTGVNMLVEENPEIKDQIAANITANFEADDCPMEGHLDVDADEETITGGSGTVSDADLTLSGPADTLTGLITGGIDPVQGFMQQQYELDGSVQKGTQLASVMGEITDNVPN, from the coding sequence ATGTCAGACGAACTCATCACACGCGTCGAAGACACGCTCGACAAGGACGAAGAACAGCTGAAAGAAGACCTGCCGGAACTGCTCGACGACATCGAGGGCCAGGAAGAGGAGCTCATCAGCGAGAATCCGGACCTGTTCGCGCAGGTCATCGGTCGCATGGGCGACATCGACATCGCGGGCTTCTACGAGGACGAGCCCGAAGCCGGTGACCAGTTCCAGGACCTGCTCTGGACGGGCGTCAACATGCTCGTCGAGGAGAACCCCGAGATCAAAGACCAGATCGCCGCGAACATCACGGCGAACTTCGAGGCCGACGACTGCCCGATGGAGGGTCACCTGGACGTCGACGCAGACGAGGAGACCATCACGGGCGGCTCCGGGACGGTCTCGGACGCCGACCTGACGCTCTCGGGCCCCGCCGACACGCTGACGGGCCTCATCACCGGCGGCATCGACCCGGTGCAGGGCTTCATGCAGCAGCAGTACGAACTGGACGGCTCCGTCCAGAAGGGCACCCAGCTCGCCTCCGTCATGGGCGAGATCACCGACAACGTCCCGAACTGA
- a CDS encoding helix-turn-helix domain-containing protein produces MREFNIVLRTEDGTYNPLDEAIVEHPELSREAALHFDLMSDGTSVLLYHLIGDADELETILDEEESALSYDVFDVDDDGVRAHVRFAANTVLSAMIQLMDEYDLIIDPPIDIDEDGGLHMSVAGDFKKIREAARMRPGDLDIELQEDDSGPVDRVDVTTLLTDRQLEVLEVALAKGYYEIPRQATNEDIAGELDCSTSTVGEHLRKIESRIISQVGPD; encoded by the coding sequence ATGCGGGAGTTCAACATCGTCCTCCGGACGGAGGACGGCACGTACAATCCGCTCGACGAGGCCATCGTCGAGCACCCCGAGTTGTCCCGCGAGGCCGCACTCCACTTCGATCTGATGTCCGACGGGACGAGCGTCCTGCTCTATCACCTCATCGGCGACGCCGACGAACTGGAGACGATTCTCGACGAGGAGGAGAGCGCACTCTCCTACGACGTCTTCGACGTCGACGACGACGGCGTGCGCGCACACGTTCGCTTCGCGGCGAACACGGTGCTCTCGGCGATGATCCAGCTCATGGACGAGTACGACCTCATCATCGACCCGCCGATCGACATCGACGAAGATGGCGGCCTGCACATGTCCGTCGCGGGCGATTTCAAGAAGATCCGCGAGGCCGCCCGGATGCGCCCCGGCGACCTGGACATCGAACTGCAGGAGGACGATTCGGGCCCCGTCGACCGCGTCGACGTGACGACACTGCTGACAGACCGCCAGCTCGAAGTGCTGGAGGTCGCGCTGGCGAAGGGGTACTACGAGATTCCCCGACAGGCGACCAACGAGGACATCGCGGGGGAACTGGACTGCTCGACCAGCACCGTCGGTGAACACCTGCGGAAGATCGAGTCGCGGATCATCTCACAGGTCGGCCCGGACTGA